A region of the Lycium barbarum isolate Lr01 chromosome 1, ASM1917538v2, whole genome shotgun sequence genome:
CTTTAAAAGTTTCTTTGCAGCAACTTCTGCCAAATCTAGGTTCATATGCGTCCTACATGCACCCATCAAAGAACCCCAAATAATTGCATCTGCTTCTACAGTCATTTTGTTGATCAGATCCATTGCCTCATCCAACCGGCCAGCTCGACCAAGCATGTCAACCATGCAAGCATAATGTGCAGTTCCTGGCTCCATCTGATATTTTGAATTCATGAACTCAAAGATATCTTTCCCTTCTTTCACTTTCCCAGTGTAGCTGCACGCGGATAAAACTCCAACGAAGGTAACCTCGTCTGGGGTAATACCTAAAGAACACATTTCTCTGAACACTTCTAGCGCTTCATCTCCTAAACCATGTTGAGCATAACCTGTTATAATAGAATTCCACATGACCACATCTTTTGGAGAAAATCTATCAAATATTAATTTGGCCTTGACGAAATCACCGCATTTGATGTACATCGTGATTAATACAGAGGAGACATACACGTCATCATCTCTACCATAATCAAGACTTGCAAGACTAGCACAAACTGAAAGTATGCTTATCAACGAAGGAAAATTTGGCTTAAATCCTTCTACTTGCATTCGATGAAACAAATCCAACGCCTCTAACTCATACCCCTTCCTTTCATAAACCTTGATCATTGCACTCCATGTTGCATCATCCTTCTCCTTCAAAAGATCAAACACCATCCTCGCCTTAGCAACCTCTCCATTCTGTCCTATTCCAAGTATGATGGCATTACAAGCAGGAGTTGTTTTTACAGGCATCACTTCGAAAAGCTTCCACGCCTCTTCAAATCTACCATATTGCACATAACTTATTACAATTGCAGTCCATGAGATCTCATTCTTCTCAGGCATGACTTCAAATAGTTTCCTAGCAATATCCAGTTTACCATTTTGGGCATATCCTGATATCATAGCAGTCCAAGAAACCACATTTTTTTTTCGCATATCATCAAAAAGATGGCGAGCGTCATCCAACCTACCTTCTTGACAATACCCACATATCATATTAGTCCTTACAACTACATCCTTTACTGGCATCATATCATAAAGCTTTCTAGCCTCATCAATTCTCCTTTCTTGAATTAAACCACCTAACATCACAGTCCACGACACGACATTCTTTTCAGGCATTTGCCAAAACAGTTTTTCTGCTTCCTCAACTAACCCTTCCTCAACATATCCTCTAACCATAGCAGTCCAAGAAATAACATTTCTTTGAGGCATTTTGTCAAACACCTTTCTTGCTTCATTCACCATCCTATTCTTTACATAACCTGAGATTAACCCATTCCAGGAAACAATGTTTCTCTCAGGCATTTCATTAAATAGACACTGGCCTTCATGGGGTTGGTGATTTTGGAAATACCCAGCGATTATAGAGTTCCAAGAAGTTACAGTTCTGTTGGGCATTTCGTCGAACACCTTTCGGGCATTCTGAATTTGGCCCAAACGAGCAAAACGAGAAATCTGAGAATTTGATGCAATTGCACGAGTGTAACAGTATTTCCGACATTGAACAAAGAATAAGCGTTGCATCAATGAGAAACAGTAGAACTAGTCCTGTTTGGCTATGAGTTTTTGTGTGCAGAAAAAACATTGAAAGTGTCGCTACTTTAAAGTTTTATAGTCCCTCTCAGTTTTAAATTAAAGTTTGAAGTACACTTTGGACCATGTTAATGTTTTATTATGCCATTTAGTCCAGTTTGTTTTGTTAGAACACGTACTGAACCTCTGATTACCATCTCCATAAATGATGGTATATGTCCCTCTTCCGCGCCACTTTTCTGTGGTTCCCTTCACCATTGCTGTCAAGAGCTACTCCATAAACAGAATCAATACACCATCTCACTCAGTTGCCTCATAAATCAACTCGAATTCATCGGCATTTTCTTGTTTTTTCTACTTGTTTTTCGCCTCAATACAATGCAACTCTACCACGACGTTCATTTGACATTTTTAGACCTGTAAAAATACGTCTGTTATTAGTAAGTTGTATACTCAAATAGGAAGAGCAATATACTATGAAGAAAATCACTACCCTTATTTTTGAAAATTCAGATTGAAGTGTGCATTCAAGGGCAATGTGCACTAATTTTTTGAATTGAATATACATAATAATGTATTCGGCTCCATATATAGAGGAACTGGAAAATAATGCTGAAGGCTCTCTTGGTGAAGGGCATTTTTGTAAGTTCACTAAAGGTGTGTGGCATTATATGAGCGTTTAGGTTTGGAAAGGCTGTCATGCTATATCACGCAAAACAATTAACTTTTTCAGGTTTTCTGATTTTTCAAATTTACAATGACGGTGTTTTACACTAGATGGACCTTTTTCCAAAGTTTGAAATGTATATCTATTGAAGGCTCATGGATTATAGATCACCTTCAGTGTAAGTATTTTTAATGGACCGCTTATTTTTAGAAGTGCAAATCACACACGGAAGGTGCTCCACTAGGATGCGTTTTCACCATTTTGGTCAACAAAATTCTGTTGAATTTGTCACTCAATGGACACTATTTAGATAAAAAATTTGAAATCAACATAGCATTTTCTACCGCATTGGAATATGTAATTTAATGTGATTGTGTTGATCGATGCTGAAACATCGGGAGCTATAGGATGTGAGTTTCAtaattcaaaatttcaaaataaTAAAATCCCAATCTCTTTATTTTCTTGTAAAACAATAAAATCACTCTTTTCATAAAATTACCACGAGGACaaaataggaatacaaataatatataattaaaaaaagagtaaaggtgcaaatatactcctGAACTTTACGATTTAGAGTAAATATACCCCCGTTGTAAaagtggtgtaaatatacccttGTCGTTATAAAATTATGTAAATATACCTTTTTTGCTGACGGagttttttttaaatcatttagtttattttttaattaaaaaaataccatgtggctttaaaacaaaattctactcatttttttagtaaacatatttttttaaagtcaatgATAATTTATTTTTTGTGGGTCGGGTCTAGttcatttaaaaaaatgggtatacttattttttttttaaatccttggagataatttttttaaacgaaccagacccaaCATTCCAGAGAAAAATTTAACATGTGacgttagaaaaatatgtctactcaaaaaaGATGAGTAGACTTTCTTTTAAAGCCACATGACattgttttaattaaaaaataagctaaattatCTTTTAAAAATCTTGTTAGCAAAAAAGATATATTTATACTGTGTAAGAATAAGATATATTTAAATCATTTTATAGAAATaaagatatatatatttatacattaCTTTTTTAACGAGAGTATATTCAATCTATCGCAAAGTTAGGGGGTATTGTTGGACCTTTCGCTTAAAAAATGACATAAAGGTAAAAGAGATCAATCAAACAAATTTTTCTGTCGTTCCATTCAAAGCACCTATCTAAAAGTAAAAGAAAGGGCATTTGTCCTTTTAGTGGTTCACAACATCTAAGAGAACATCTACAGCTACTTTCCTCTCTTACTCAATGGATCAACAAGAAAATGTCATTCTTCTCCTCCCAATGTTTCAGCTGGTGATCTAATGGTTAAGTTTTAGCTCAATGGCATCATCTGCTTTCTTATCAGCACTATTCACCAATAAAAGCAACCACATAAATTTCTGGGCAAATCGAACAGGTTACTTCTAATCATGAGCTTACACCCAGTTATTTTTTCCTCTCTTGGCGTGTGTTTGAGCTTTTGTGTGTTCTATAATTTTCTCTCAGAAAAATCACTCTGGTTTTTCTTAGTTTTGGGATGAAAATAGCAGATGGGTATTTGTACTTCGTGCTGGCTGGTGCCATTGAACTCTGGTTCtcctatattttatatatatttgagcTCTTTGTTTTCCCTTAAAATGATAACAAATAAATTTATACGTGAtttataggatatgtggttggaCTAATGATTTACGAAAACAATATGCAAAAGTAAAGCTATAAATTTATGATTAAGAACGAAAGTAGCTCAAGAAAATGAGATTATTCGTCTCTGCAAATTTGGTCCGATTTGAAAGAAAACCCTTTGTGCCGAGCCAAACCAGTAAAAAGACTTGGATATATAATGATTTTCAGATTACAAATGTGAATATGTGTGAAAGACTAGCCCTAAAATGAAGGGATTACCCCCTATTCATAGCAAATAGTAGATGGACCCTTGTACAACCCTAAAAAGACCTTTTAAGAAAACCCTAAAAATTCATAAAACGGCGCCCCGTAAGGATGTCAGAGATTCCATATGGGTGTCAGCGCAAATCACGGAACGGTTTGGCGACGTGTAACCTAGCTCGTAATGGATACTCCGAACCTGAATCGAGTGTCTTCCCCTCGGGCTCGGGGCCTCTGAACGTATTCATATACCCTTGGTTTCTGACGTTTAATCGGACAAACTCACAACTCATTGGCCCTCGACCCCTTCGATCTTACCCAAGGCTAATGATCTCGTACCGGACAGTCGCGACATTTACTTCGTTTTTTCACCGTATGCAAATTACCTCAGTTTTCACCGTATACACTCTCAAATGAATGTTATACCTCTAGTATTGTACTAAACAAAGAAAATCCAACTAATGAATCTTTGATAATGAAATGGACCCCCTTTTTTTATTTGATTCTTCCGTAAGGAAATCTTATCTTGAGGTCAGAACAAGTCCTCACTAAAAGAGCGATATACTTGACTGACGTATCTTATTTTAGTTGATATTATTAGAAAATATGAATAAAGAACACAAGACGAAAATTTATAACAATACCCTACTTACTTTTAGCGGCAATTATTTAGTGACTGTAAGTTAATTGCTGCTAAGTCATTTCCTCTGCTCAAATATGACGgacattaaattaaattaattgcaAGAAATAATAACTCTTTTAGTTGCAGTTGAAAGAAATGGCCACTAAAAGATTAATAGAAACCCAACTTTTAGTATTTTATATTCCCCATATCCATTTTTTCCATTTAAAAATTAGTGAATTTCAATACACAAGCATAACAACAGTGGTCGGAAAGTCTGAACTTTAGATTTGAATACTTAATTCTGTGTCTTTGTAGTACGTAATTGGTATTGTATTTAATTTGTTCTGATAGATTCTCCTGCGTCAACTTTTTTATTCCATTTTTTAACAATTCCACTGTTTGACCGCGTTTTCACCCACGTGCTGTAAATGAACCCTAGAAGCATGGGAGATtgtaaacaaacaaacaaaaattaaaattaatggaagtttaattatttaattagtaATCGTTTCAAGAACTACTAACTGAAGTTTCCACCGATCCTAAGGCGTGGAATTTGTTTGTTCGTTTTTATATTGCCATTATATAAAAGCAGGTCTATTTTGTTGTCTAGTGACAATTAAAAAACAATTTCACCGACCATGGAGCACAACACGCTGGGATTTTTCCTGTGGTCGCTTTAATTAAGGTGGGAAGAAGAAAGAAGTTTTAACATGACCAACTAAAGCACTTGGTTCCATTCATGTTTAATAATTTAATGTCTAGTTAAATGATGTTCTCACACTATAGTCCTAAAATGAAAAATTAGCCATAGATATTTCGTTTAGCAAATTACATCAATCTTGAAGGAGTTAATAATATTTGGGTTTAAGTTACATACCACACCGTTAATTTAcaggattttttttaaaatgtgaaaTTCATAATCTTAAAAATAAGATTATATTGATTACCTACTAGGCTAttatgacaagtaaaagtgacgTGATAGTATAATATTTTTGTACACTaacaatatatataattaaaactcttaatatatATGTAGATTATTTAAGTCCCAATATAATGGGAAGAAAGAGTCCCAAAGAGAACAAAATAGAAAACGATACTTGTAACCAAAAGTTGCGGTGTGATAGTAATGGTACCGCTCCAACATTAATTAGAGGTGTCACGTTCAAATCCTGTAAATGTAATAGAAAGAGCTTATCTCCAATTTCGATGCAAATGCGGATTAATCAAGCTCTAACACCAAATGGAGAATATATAGAAAAGGAGAAAAGGAAATTAAAGGAATCCCAAAATCAGGAAAAATATTAATTTTACTCTAGTATACATAATTGGGAAAAAGGTCAAATATATCCCTCGactttagtttattggctaactttACCCTCCGTTAgctaaagtagtcaaatatacccctccgttAGCCAAAGTATACACACATATACCCTTGAATGGATAGAAATTCCCAGATCAGCCAAAATTACCCATTTAACTAAAATTACCCATGCTTCATAAGTTAGACTCAATCCGacccaaaaaataattttcttacaCCTTaatatacccaaaaaaaaaaaaaagctacagAAATTAACTTGTAAAACTGTGAAGACGCTCGATTAATCTCCTATTATAAGACAAATAATTTCTTCTCTCATTTCTTCTTAACATAATACTATGCAAATTTATGCTTAGAAATTAAGAAAAACAAGTAACGCTAAAATTAAAAAACACATCACACCGGTAGTAATAATCACAAACATACTCAATTAATCACACTATTACTTGATAATATTTTCTTCTTCTTAACATCGCAAATTTCTgctatagaatatatatatatttgcaagtGTGTGTATTTATTCTAATGTTTTAGCAGAAATTTGCGATGTTAAGAAGAAGAAAATATTATCAAGTAATAGTGCGATTAATTGAGTATGTTTGTGGTTATGACTACTGGTGTGATGTATTGATTCTACAAAAATGAAACGACAATTAAAACTGATAAATTATCTGCAATTGAAAAACATTCAACGTGATGATGAAATTAGCTTCAACAGAGAAAATAGTTTTACtgataaatagtttttttttttttttagagtttcaaaaaaaaaaaatatacgcTGCAAATTTGTGCTtagaaattaagaaaaataagtAAAGCTAAAATTAAACAACACATAACACTGCAAATTTGTGCTtagaaattaagaaaaataagtAAAGCTAAAATTAAACAACACATAACACTACGATAGTATTCTTCTTCTTAAATAACATAGCAAATATTGCTTAAATTTAAGAAAATACGATCACttgcatttttttatttttattttaaaaagagctacagaaattaatttatttttttagggTCGGGGGGGAATTATTttttgggtcgggtcgggtctaaCTTATGGGGCATTGATAATTTTAGTTAAATGAGTAATTTTGATTGATTTGGGGATTTCCATCCATTAAGGGGTATATGTGTATACTTTGGCCAACAGAGGgatatatttgactactttggctAACGGAGGGAAAAGTTAGCCAATAAATTTAAGTAGAagagtatatttgaccctttttcctatataatttcaacaaagaaaaatgCATACTAAAGGAGAGGTAAGTATCACACAATCTCGAAAAGAGCTCTCAATTAATTATACACATAGGTAATTAAAAACGTATCGTTTTATTATTTACGAGGTCTAGGGCAACAAGGGAAAAGGTAACCTAGAGAAGATCAGGAGGAGAGATCATTCATGCTAAACTTTTTCCAGAAGGTTGATTTGGAGGTCCTTTACAATATCCTCCACAGTTATACAACATCCATTTTCCATCTGCAAGAAGTGCGAACAAACATATGAACATAACTGTTTTGCAATAAAGCATACCTTCTCCCATTAATTTGAGATATTACGAATGATGATCATTCAACTTTTATTATATTGTACCAAAGTGATAAAAGTTATTATTCGTAACAAAAAATAACTCAACAATGCTTATAAATCACATAAAATAAGAAAGGCCAAAACATGCTAAATTCGGTTAGGTTGTCacatgcataaaatcatcatataagtATAGTTGCGTCAGCAGCTCAGCTTACGTATATCTACGTGATGCCATATATAACACAAAAGAAAACTCATTTCCCAATCCAAGCTAACCCGATGTTTTCACCTATGATACACCATGGGCATTTTATAATTAAGTGGGTCAGAAAATGatgtttttattttatcttaAGTAGTGTCACACGGATAATATGTAAGGTGAGTTGATGAAGCGAGAACTTAATTACTTGTGTACATGAATTACAAAGTCGTTTTGGCCATTTTTTCTTTGTGATATGGTATATAGAAGCATAGTTGAGTTATTTTTCTGttacaaagaaaaattgtgactTTTGGAATAAATTAAAAGTTTGATGACCACTCTTGAAATTAATTCATGCATTTTGGTTTTATATCTCTAGATCTAGTTTGTGTGTGATGTCTAATAAGGTATTAAGTGATAAGTTGAGATCTCAAAAACCTAAACACAGTTGTTCAATGGCAGGTACAAACTAATTAAGCTAATTTATGCCTAGTTGAAGATTAGGAGTGTCAATAAATTAAAGTACCTCAGCAAGAATTGATATTTCAAGGTTGGTCTGACCAAAAGGCATGATCCTAATGTCATGGACTGAAAGATGCAATTGCTCCATTTGGAATAACACTTTTCCCACCATTCCATCTTGTTTGCTGCAATGGATGTTAATAAGTACACTTTTGTCCAAAATCCTTGCCTTAATCTTTGATCCTTCAACTTGGTCCTTGGAGGTAGAGGAATCATTATTTTCGCAGGTGTTTTTCTCTGTCTCTTCAAGTAGTTTTACCTGTTCTTGAAGTTCTTTCATGTACTGTATAGTATCTCCAAGGATAGAAGACTTGTCTAACTATAAATAACCAAACAGAAAAAATACAATCATATATCTTGTCTAATGTAATAATTATGATATTCTCCAAGAAACAAGTCGCAAATATTTAGTTTTGTGTATCAAAGGATCTATATATATTGAAGCCTTTTAAGTAACAATTTATTATAAGGGATCGAATCAAATATAAATAGCATCACAAATTCACAACATGTAAATTAAAGAACAAaggtaaaaaataaataaaaaatgcatGACCTACTAATTAGTTCACTTCTAAACTAATTAACACTAAACACCCACCTGTATTTTAAGAACCCAAACTTTTATTGAAAGTTTTACAAGATCTACTTAGTTCACTTTACAAGAAACCGATATTCTTGTTAATTTTATAAACCTTGCCGTGAATGGGAAACTTGTAAATTAAAGTCTAGAAAAGTACCAAGTACAAGTTAAGAAAATGTAGCCTTTTCACTATTTTCGCTCCCTTTTTATTTTACTCTGTGTTTTTTTTCAGGAGAACAATGGAAATAATAACTATTACTCCATTTGTTCTAATTTATGAACCCATTTGGGTGAGtatagagtttaagaaagaaataaagacttttggaattgtggtcttaaatatgccATTACATTTGTGCGGTATAAGACTCTTAAGACTTGTGTGATTTTACACGTCATAATATTTGTGTGAGTATCGTTTATTATTAAGAGTAAATTGAGAAGTTTAACTTAGACTGTTTCCAAATTCAGAAAGAAATCATTCTTGTTAAAACGGACTAAggaaaaaaattacataaattgaaacatacCAAAGTACTACTCCTCAACTTAATTCAAGCATATTGGACCGGTTATATGAATATTCAGTGTCCATATCGCTCTGTTGAAGCTTAGGAAGATGGAAGATAGAAAAGAAAAAGTTTTGAGTAGGGATGTTTACCTTCTTTAGACCAGGGACAATCTTTGACAAAGATATGAAAAGCTCGCCCATTTTTTTTCTTCGTTTCCTCTCCGCAATGACATGATCTTGAGCTTGTACAGAACTTCTCTTGTacataatattattattttttttttcccctaATGATTCTTGACATGCATTTTCTTCCAAATGAGAGCTTATCATTAGAATATCTTCTTTATTTTttcaataccagatatgacacgtgacctCTAATTAGAGGTCCACATC
Encoded here:
- the LOC132644630 gene encoding pentatricopeptide repeat-containing protein At1g56690, mitochondrial-like isoform X2, translating into MQRLFFVQCRKYCYTRAIASNSQISRFARLGQIQNARKVFDEMPNRTVTSWNSIIAGYFQNHQPHEGQCLFNEMPERNIVSWNGLISGYVKNRMVNEARKVFDKMPQRNVISWTAMVRGYVEEGLVEEAEKLFWQMPEKNVVSWTVMLGGLIQERRIDEARKLYDMMPVKDVVVRTNMICGYCQEGRLDDARHLFDDMRKKNVVSWTAMISGYAQNGKLDIARKLFEVMPEKNEISWTAIVISYVQYGRFEEAWKLFEVMPVKTTPACNAIILGIGQNGEVAKARMVFDLLKEKDDATWSAMIKVYERKGYELEALDLFHRMQVEGFKPNFPSLISILSVCASLASLDYGRDDDVYVSSVLITMYIKCGDFVKAKLIFDRFSPKDVVMWNSIITGYAQHGLGDEALEVFREMCSLGITPDEVTFVGVLSACSYTGKVKEGKDIFEFMNSKYQMEPGTAHYACMVDMLGRAGRLDEAMDLINKMTVEADAIIWGSLMGACRTHMNLDLAEVAAKKLLKLEPQNSGPYVLLSNIYASKGKWADVASLRKSMQSREVVKSPGCSWLEADKNVHMFTGGQSTPHPEHKLIIKMLEKLGPKLREAGYIPDGSFALHDVDEEEKMHSLNFHSEKLAVAYGLLKLPEGREIILRDANRFHHFKDGVCSCKDYW
- the LOC132644630 gene encoding pentatricopeptide repeat-containing protein At1g56690, mitochondrial-like isoform X3, yielding MQRLFFVQCRKYCYTRAIASNSQISRFARLGQIQNARKVFDEMPNRTVTSWNSIIAGYFQNHQPHEGQCLFNEMPERNIVSWNGLISGYVKNRMVNEARKVFDKMPQRNVISWTAMVRGYVEEGLVEEAEKLFWQMPEKNVVSWTVMLGGLIQERRIDEARKLYDMMPVKDVVVRTNMICGYCQEGRLDDARHLFDDMRKKNVVSWTAMISGYAQNGKLDIARKLFEVMPEKNEISWTAIVISYVQYGRFEEAWKLFEVMPVKTTPACNAIILGIGQNGEVAKARMVFDLLKEKDDATWSAMIKVYERKGYELEALDLFHRMQVEGFKPNFPSLISILSVCASLASLDYGRDDDVYVSSVLITMYIKCGDFVKAKLIFDRFSPKDVVMWNSIITGYAQHGLGDEALEVFREMCSLGITPDEVTFVGVLSACSYTGKVKEGKDIFEFMNSKYQMEPGTAHYACMVDMLGRAGRLDEAMDLINKMTVEADAIIWGSLMGACRTHMNLDLAEVAAKKLLKLEPQNSGPYVLLSNIYASKGKWADVASLRKSMQSREVVKSPGCSWLEADKNVHMFTGGQSTPHPEHKLIIKMLEKLGPKLREAGYIPDGSFALHDVDEEEKMHSLNFHSEKLAVAYGLLKLPEDKYQYPCCSSWLFRVQCYSSC
- the LOC132644630 gene encoding pentatricopeptide repeat-containing protein At1g56690, mitochondrial-like isoform X1 encodes the protein MQRLFFVQCRKYCYTRAIASNSQISRFARLGQIQNARKVFDEMPNRTVTSWNSIIAGYFQNHQPHEGQCLFNEMPERNIVSWNGLISGYVKNRMVNEARKVFDKMPQRNVISWTAMVRGYVEEGLVEEAEKLFWQMPEKNVVSWTVMLGGLIQERRIDEARKLYDMMPVKDVVVRTNMICGYCQEGRLDDARHLFDDMRKKNVVSWTAMISGYAQNGKLDIARKLFEVMPEKNEISWTAIVISYVQYGRFEEAWKLFEVMPVKTTPACNAIILGIGQNGEVAKARMVFDLLKEKDDATWSAMIKVYERKGYELEALDLFHRMQVEGFKPNFPSLISILSVCASLASLDYGRDDDVYVSSVLITMYIKCGDFVKAKLIFDRFSPKDVVMWNSIITGYAQHGLGDEALEVFREMCSLGITPDEVTFVGVLSACSYTGKVKEGKDIFEFMNSKYQMEPGTAHYACMVDMLGRAGRLDEAMDLINKMTVEADAIIWGSLMGACRTHMNLDLAEVAAKKLLKLEPQNSGPYVLLSNIYASKGKWADVASLRKSMQSREVVKSPGCSWLEADKNVHMFTGGQSTPHPEHKLIIKMLEKLGPKLREAGYIPDGSFALHDVDEEEKMHSLNFHSEKLAVAYGLLKLPEGMPIRVMKNLRVCGDCHSAIKIIAKVTGREIILRDANRFHHFKDGVCSCKDYW
- the LOC132616954 gene encoding transcription factor bHLH18-like; its protein translation is MISSHLEENACQESLGEKKNNNIMYKRSSVQAQDHVIAERKRRKKMGELFISLSKIVPGLKKLDKSSILGDTIQYMKELQEQVKLLEETEKNTCENNDSSTSKDQVEGSKIKARILDKSVLINIHCSKQDGMVGKVLFQMEQLHLSVHDIRIMPFGQTNLEISILAEMENGCCITVEDIVKDLQINLLEKV